The following are encoded in a window of Candidatus Poribacteria bacterium genomic DNA:
- a CDS encoding alpha-ketoacid dehydrogenase subunit beta, whose translation MGEERTMTLGLAIREALHQEMERDASVIIMGEDIVGGAGSDEPGAEDSWGGPMGITRGLVGKFGRDRVRDTPISEAGFIGAAVGAAATGLRPIAALMFIDFFGIPMDQIYNQGAKLRYMFGGKAKVPMVVRALIGAGVNAAAQHSQSLYSIFTHIPGLKVVIPTTPYDAKGLMIAAIRDDDPVFFLEHKTLLGEKGHVPEEPYTVPLGVAEIRREGSDVTVVAIAKMVTVALSAAETLEAEGVSVEVIDPRTLSPLDGGTILDSVEKTGRLVIVDEDTPRCSLATDIAALAADEAFYSLEAPIKRITAPHTPVPFSPTLENAYIPSQERVVATIQEVMSV comes from the coding sequence ATGGGCGAAGAACGTACAATGACCCTTGGATTGGCTATCCGTGAAGCACTTCATCAGGAGATGGAACGCGACGCTTCGGTTATTATTATGGGTGAGGATATCGTTGGCGGTGCCGGATCAGACGAGCCGGGTGCCGAGGATTCGTGGGGCGGACCGATGGGCATCACTCGCGGGTTGGTCGGCAAGTTTGGACGCGATCGGGTGCGCGACACGCCGATCAGTGAGGCGGGCTTTATCGGGGCAGCTGTTGGTGCGGCGGCAACGGGCTTACGCCCCATCGCTGCGTTGATGTTCATCGACTTCTTTGGTATACCCATGGATCAGATTTACAATCAGGGAGCGAAACTGCGCTACATGTTCGGTGGCAAGGCGAAGGTCCCGATGGTCGTCCGTGCGCTGATTGGGGCAGGGGTAAACGCGGCGGCACAGCACTCGCAGAGCCTCTACTCTATCTTCACACATATCCCCGGCTTAAAGGTGGTAATTCCTACCACGCCCTACGATGCCAAGGGGTTGATGATCGCTGCCATCCGGGACGATGATCCCGTGTTCTTCCTCGAACATAAGACGCTATTGGGGGAGAAGGGGCACGTGCCCGAAGAACCGTACACCGTCCCCTTGGGGGTGGCGGAAATTCGACGCGAGGGTAGTGATGTAACTGTCGTTGCCATTGCAAAGATGGTCACCGTAGCACTTTCTGCGGCGGAGACGCTTGAAGCCGAAGGGGTCAGTGTTGAGGTGATCGATCCACGGACGCTCAGTCCGTTGGACGGTGGAACCATTCTGGATTCGGTCGAGAAAACAGGTCGCCTCGTGATTGTCGATGAGGACACCCCGCGGTGCAGCCTTGCCACAGACATCGCAGCCTTAGCAGCAGATGAGGCGTTCTATAGCCTTGAGGCACCGATCAAGCGCATCACCGCACCTCATACGCCCGTTCCCTTCAGTCCGACGTTGGAGAATGCCTACATCCCCTCACAAGAACGGGTTGTGGCAACGATTCAGGAGGTGATGTCCGTATGA